In Amphiura filiformis chromosome 1, Afil_fr2py, whole genome shotgun sequence, the following are encoded in one genomic region:
- the LOC140156548 gene encoding uncharacterized protein, with protein MGSPVSAIIANIFMEWLEQRAIANAPIACRPKLWKRYVDDILEIIPKGTTQELTDHLNKADPTNNIKFTYEEEAEGKIPFLDTLINRKDDGSVKTTVYRKKTHTDQYLNFASQHPLHQKLGVVRTLLDRKDAIVTEEEDKQQEEEHIKHALNQCGYPNWTIEKVKHQISDKTKAKKITKDKNAEKSKGMVVIPYVQGVSERLQRVFKKHNIQTAMRPHNTLKQNLVHPKDKIEATKTCDCVYEIPCKNCKKSYIGETGRPFGVRLKEHLKESEKLTGRKFTRAVRKESVDEINKSAITDHVSQENHVIDWDGAKKRRRVGASNDWAGKVNFWCR; from the exons ATGGGGAGTCCGGTGAGCGCgattatcgcgaacatttttaTGGAATGGTTGGAACAAAGAGCTATAGCCAACGCACCCATAGCATGTCGTCCAAAATTATGGAAAAGATATGTCGACGATATCCTAGAGATTATACCAAAGGGCACTACGCAAGAACTCACAGATCACCTTAACAAAGCGGATCCTACCAACAACATTAAATTCACATACGAGGAGGAAGCAGAAGGAAAAATACCTTTCCTTGACACACTGATCAATCGCAAAGATGACGGTTCGGTAAAGACGACGGTGTATAGAAAGAAAACGCACACCGACCAGTATTTAAATTTCGCTTCCCAACACCCCTTGCACCAGAAATTGGGGGTTGTCAGAACATTGTTAGATCGGAAAGACGCGATTGTAACTGAAGAGGAGGATAAACAACAGGAGGAGGAACACATCAAACATGCGCTAAATCAATGTGGATATCCTAACTGGACGattgaaaaagtaaaacatcAGATAAGCGATAAGACCAAAGCGAAAAAGATAACAAAGGACAAGAACGCAGAAAAGAGTAAGGGCATGGTTGTTATACCATATGTCCAAGGTGTGTCTGAGAGACTGCAACGAGTGTTTAAGAAACACAACATCCAGACAGCGATGAGACCACACAATACGCTAAAACAGAACCTCGTGCACCCCAAAGACAAAATTGAAGCCACCAAAACTTGCGACTGTGTATATGAGATACCATGTAAAAACTGCAAGAAGTCGTACATTGGAGAAACCGGCAGACCTTTCGGGGTAAGACTCAAGGAACATCTAAAGGAATCCGAAAAGCTAACAGGGAGGAAATTCACTCGCGCAGTACGCAAGGAGTCAGTCGACGAAATTAATAAATccgccatcacagaccatgtgTCACAAGAAAATCATGTTATTGATTGGGATGGAGCCAAA AAACGTCGACGAGTTGGTGCTTCCAACGACTGGGCCGGTAAAGTTAATTTCTGGTGCCGTTAA